In one window of Drosophila innubila isolate TH190305 chromosome 2L unlocalized genomic scaffold, UK_Dinn_1.0 4_B_2L, whole genome shotgun sequence DNA:
- the LOC117782024 gene encoding dynein light chain roadblock-type 1: MSGEVEEMLKRFAGVKNIVGIIVVDYDGIAIKSTLENQQSVHYAAHMQTLTEKARQVIFDLDATNEFLSMRMRTTLFEIMLVPQENFFIIVIQNACD; encoded by the coding sequence ATGTCCGGCGAAGTTGAGGAGATGCTTAAACGCTTTGCGGGCGTTAAGAATATTGTGGGCATCATTGTTGTGGATTATGATGGGATAGCCATTAAGTCAACGTTGGAGAACCAACAATCTGTCCATTATGCGGCCCATATGCAGACGTTAACGGAGAAGGCACGTCAAGTGATTTTTGATCTGGATGCCACAAACGAGTTTTTATCTATGCGAATGCGTACCACATTATTTGAGATCATGCTCGTGCCGCAGGAAAACTTCTTCATTATAGTCATACAAAATGCCTGCGATTAa
- the LOC117782021 gene encoding myosin-2 essential light chain, whose protein sequence is MANQHSIDQQLQRMRRQFLQHDLRGDAKIGHSQLGDCLRVLGLNPSGASIRQHIRQLCERHIERISFDEFLSIYKSIQESKAIAEAEQFISGLSYFDEQHTGYIPAIRLRHILANCGECLTKRELDEILENRVNDQGLVNYVELVHAIMNYS, encoded by the coding sequence ATGGCCAACCAGCACTCAATAGACCAACAGCTCCAGCGGATGCGTCGCCAATTCCTGCAACACGACCTAAGAGGGGATGCTAAAATAGGACACTCGCAGCTGGGCGACTGTCTGCGTGTCCTGGGCCTCAATCCCAGTGGGGCGAGCATACGTCAGCACATCCGACAGTTGTGTGAGCGGCACATCGAACGCATTTCCTTTGACGAGTTCCTGTCCATTTACAAGAGCATCCAAGAGTCGAAGGCTATCGCAGAGGCGGAACAATTCATATCCGGTTTAAGCTACTTCGATGAGCAGCATACTGGATATATACCTGCGATCAGGCTTAGACATATTCTGGCCAACTGTGGCGAATGTCTCACCAAGAGAGAATTGGAtgaaatattagaaaatcGGGTGAATGATCAGGGCTTGGTCAATTATGTAGAGCTTGTGCATGCCATCATGAATTATTCATAA
- the LOC117782017 gene encoding vesicle-associated membrane protein-associated protein A yields the protein MGSRGFNSGLFSVSPQTMIFYSPYDRTQKRIMTILNPTAGRLLFKIRSNAAYKYCVSPNCGCIEPYDTSEVNVSLNYFDFHDDRSYNHHFSILCIRSTCDNDEMQSQSILCIFKKIHRSEINNVRVPIELQPNPICIPQEELEKLLPPDALNIIRGNLHPVGLDHLKHMPLPIRRKKRCGLLRTLATFIAIITTLAGAFMQRHSIEQLVYMHLKLDQVEF from the exons atGGGTTCGCGTGGCTTTAATTCTGGGCTGTTTAGTGTCAGTCCACAAACGATGATATTCTATTCTCCATACGATCGCACTCAGAAGCGAATCATGACAATTTTAAATCCTACGGCGGGGAGACTTCTTTTTAAGATCCGATCAAAtgctgcatataaatattgtgttAGTCCGAATTGTGGATGTATAGAACCCTATGATACCAGCGAGGTGAACGTCAGTCTAAATTACTTTGATTTCCATGATGATCGAAGCTATAACCATCACTTCTCGATCCTTTGCATTCGATCGACTTGCGATAATGATGAGATGCAAAGCCAATCGATACTGTGTATCTTCAAGAAAATACATCGATCGGAGATAAACAATGTACGTGTGCCCATCGAATTGCAACCAAATCCCATATGTATACCCCAGGAGGAGTTGGAAAAGCTACTGCCGCCAGATGCTCTGAACATTATTCGGGGGAATTTACATCCCGTGGGTCTAGATCATCTGAAGCATATGCCGTTGCCCATAAGGCGAAAAAAACGTTGTGGCTTACTTCGAACTCTAGCGACCTTTATCGCAATTATCACTACCTTAGCGGGGG CTTTTATGCAACGTCACAGCATTGAGCAGCTGGTGTATATGCATTTGAAATTGGATCAAGTGGAGTTTTAA